From Lycium ferocissimum isolate CSIRO_LF1 chromosome 12, AGI_CSIRO_Lferr_CH_V1, whole genome shotgun sequence, one genomic window encodes:
- the LOC132039611 gene encoding ATP synthase delta chain, chloroplastic produces MAALQQTPITFQSRSPPPSAQLTTKPVPKLVLSGSLKLPKITIKLLPKRLPRRGNHGGALGAKMADSAAGSYANALADVAKSNGTLEQTTSDIEKLEKIFDDEAVYEFFVSPIVGIEKKRELVDEIVSSSSIQPHVANFLNILVDMKRVELIKEIVKEFEKVYNTITDTELAVVTSVVKLESQHLAQIAKGVQRLTGAKNVRIKTVIDESLVAGFTIRYGNSGSKLIDMSVKKQLEDIAAQLEIGDIQLAGAV; encoded by the coding sequence ATGGCGGCTCTACAACAAACTCCCATAACTTTCCAATCCAGATCACCACCACCCTCAGCTCAACTCACTACCAAACCGGTACCTAAACTCGTCCTTTCTGGCAGCCTTAAGCTTCCCAAAATCACCATCAAACTCCTCCCCAAACGACTGCCCCGCCGCGGCAACCACGGCGGCGCTCTAGGAGCAAAAATGGCTGATTCCGCTGCTGGTAGCTACGCCAACGCCCTCGCTGACGTGGCGAAATCCAACGGAACATTAGAACAAACCACGTCAGACATCGAGAAGCTCGAGAAAATCTTCGATGACGAAGCAGTTTACGAATTCTTTGTAAGTCCGATAGTTGGTATTGAGAAGAAACGTGAGCTCGTGGACGAGATTGTCTCGTCCTCAAGCATTCAACCCCACGTTGCGAATTTCCTCAACATTTTAGTGGACATGAAGAGGGTCGAGTTGATCAAGGAAATTGTCAAGGAGTTCGAGAAAGTATACAATACGATAACGGATACTGAGCTTGCTGTGGTCACGTCAGTTGTGAAGCTGGAATCGCAACACCTGGCGCAAATCGCTAAAGGTGTGCAGAGATTAACGGGGGCGAAGAATGTAAGGATTAAAACAGTTATTGATGAATCGCTTGTTGCTGGATTTACAATAAGGTATGGTAATTCAGGATCGAAATTGATTGATATGAGTGTGAAGAAACAActtgaagatattgctgctcAACTTGAAATTGGGGATATTCAATTAGCTGGAGCTGTTTAA